Below is a window of Humulus lupulus chromosome 9, drHumLupu1.1, whole genome shotgun sequence DNA.
TAGTTAGCATTTTGGCCgaaggaaagatggccaaaacacaAACGACTCTAGGAATACTACTCAGGGGGAAAATGAGAGTTTTGGAAATACGAGGCATCCTCGGCGCCTAACGGCAGGCCAGAGGAGATGAACCTACCAGAATCTAGAAAATTCCCACATTCTGGTCACAGGCCCAGAAACGCAAAATTGATAGAAAAGACTCTTGAAGCTCATTTCGAGCAAGCCTGATGTCAAAATATGCGTAAAACAAAAAGCAGACTCCAAAATTCTACACTATTGCCATTcccaaacatatataaaaaaaaccaaACACACACCAAGGAAAGTGGGTCGAAAATACTTACCTAAGAAAAAATGAAGGTAGGTGTTGAGGCGAGTCCTAACCTTGAAGTACTGCTTGCCGTCTGACCAAAAATAAAAAGATTCACGCCAGTTGTCCAGAACTCCGGGAAAAGGTTGAAGACGAGAGAGAAGAGAGTGCGCTAGGAGGTTTCGTGATTTTCGAATAGTTGTAGTAAAAGACTGAAGGTTTTTCTGAGTTTTTATACCCAGTAAAACATAACAGAGAGGCTGCGCTCCCACAACCGTCGAGTGAGTAGATTTACTAAAGTAATCTGACGGTCAGGTTTCAAAAGGCGTGGATCACAATCATTGTTTTCTTTAGGATAGGACACCTCAGGCTCAGAGTAGACGTTTGGGATATCGAGGTGACCCCTAATTAAATACACGGActgatgggcccaacaatggggTGTGGACACAAGGTTATGCTTTTCAGAGTGACATCAGCAGAAGTCCAAACGCTTACTATCCGAGGACTCTTCGAATTCTCCCTCAGTTTGAAATCTCCACTGTCCGAGGAtaagtagagacttggggggcaaatgttgttcgTATTTTTTCACCACCGACACGTGGCAATCCACAGTGGCAGGCTAGGATGTGTGTGGACATCCTCAGGGCATGTTACTATCCAAGGCATGTAGTCGAAGAAAAGGTACTCCTAGATTAGGTTTTGTCTGAATAGGGCAATAGGTGCCTTGGTGAGTTACTCGCCGAAATTCGGTCTCGGAGACGGTGATTCTCCAACTCGGACAATTAAGGCTAGGAGTTTTGTATCTCGATCGCCTTCCAAGCCCAAGGTTCTGATTCTCGAACCTAGGGTGGAGCAACGTGTCAATGGGTGTGGGTTCTCAGAGTCAGAGGATTGTCTGACAACTTTTGTGGGCGATCTGTCAACaatgttgtcgagtgtacgactcgacaattcgcacacCCACTACGCTGCCTGACACGGAAGTACGTACAACATGCCCTGACAGtcccaggggcatgttccccgtaaagtggttacctttctgcagtgggccccacAAATCTTGCCTGGGCCAtgatctctattcaatgcagcctaATGCATTGAGGTGAGTTAATCCCCCAATTATGgaaagaatgtgtattgattgtttatgattaacattaatgaccccagcttctataaatagggctgaaagtctcattgtaaagggttcagttttttagagaaaactacttgtactcagagcaatctaaacgctgcttGAGAAGACACTATAAAAACTTGCAATCATAAGCTTGCAATCTCCctaatactagagactcgtggactagggttcttttgtaacctgaaccacataaaaaccttTGTGTTCTTACAGTTATTTCTTTAACCTCTCTTATaaaagttgatagcgaaaaaggtaaTCAACATGATGAAGCCTTTATACGAGCGATTTTTGACAAAGAGGATGCAGATATGATTCTAGATATTCCTATTGGATCTTTTGAACATGATGACAAATTGATATGGCACTACACTAAAGATGGGGAATATAGCGTTCGAGTGGCTATAGGGCTGTTATCACCGAAAGAGCCTTTGTTGAAGCATCTAATATGAAATGCACTGAGAGGTGGTGAGGAAAACTTTGGGATTTGAGGGTTTCTCCAAAAGTTAAACATTTTTTTATGGAAAGTGGGCCATAATTGGCTCCCAACTAATAGTGTGTTGTTTTGCAGGGGTATCGAAACTGAAAAGAATTGTTGGAGATGCAAAACTTATGATCAAGATGAGTCGGTGAACCATGCATTATGGGGATGTCACTATACTCTTGATATCTGGAAGCAAAGTGGCTTGTGGGAAGCTATGAAAAAAGAAGCAAACAACAATATTATTATGTTTCTTTCTAATCTTACTAACACCTTGTCTATTCAAGATTTTGAACTTTTTGTGATGATAACTTGGCAGATTTGGTATTGTAGAAATTGTTTGCTGCATAATAGGTTTTCTCCAAGAGGAGCAGATGTAATCCAATGGACCATAAAGGTTCTGAATGATTACAGAATGAGTAACTCTAGGtcgaaaaagaaggaaaagattGATGCTGACAAGCCTCAAGCAAAATGGATGCCTCCTAGGTCTGGTCTTTTGGCTATCATTGTGAATGCAGCGATTGGGAAGGATGTCAATGGGTGAAGTACTAGTGTGATTATTAGAGATGTGAATGGCGTGGTCAAAGGATCTTGCTTGTTCTATTTACAACACTCATTGTATCCTTTGGCTGCAAAAGTCCAAGCTATTTGGGATGGTATAAAGAATGGCAAGAAGTTGGGAGCCACCAAATTTTTTATCAATTCAGATTGCCTTCAAGCAGTTAATCTATTGAACTAGCTGCCGCTCTTTCATCAAGATCTTTTGAATGTGTTAGTGGACATCCAAAGAGAGAAGGAGAATTGTGACTTCATGAGGTTCTTCTTCACACCAAAAGATGCTAATAAAGTTGCTCATAATATTATAAAGTATGCTTTGACATTGAAAGCTACTGATAGTTGGGATGGGGGATTCCCCCGTTGCTTTTTCAGCCAGCATTGTCGATGAagcacccaaaatatgcacctaAATATTATATACACTGTTGTgtcattattttttaaaacagtgggttcaccgtatataatattttgatatatattttgGTTGCAAAATTATTTTAGTGCTTTTAGTGTATAAGgtaagaaaatataaatttaagatttaatgattaaaattagaatttgttcaaagaaaaattagaatttttaaaaaaatttagggAACACTACTCCCAAATATTCCCAATGCATCAGCAGCAGGCCCGACTCAGATCCAAAAACTCGTCTATGTTTCACATTCGTGTTCACTCTCCCTTCTACTATTACCCTTGCTAAGCGAAAAGATTCCGACTTTCGATCACTTTGGCCGGAAAATCAACAATCCTTTACTCGAATCCACAGGTAATCTTCACCCACTTCTGCTTTTCTTCGTGATGGAAGTTTGACTCTATAAGTTAATATAGATTAATACTGTCAAGCTATGACGTTTTTGTGGCTCTAAATTTACAGTGGCGTTTGTTTTCTtaattgggtttttttttttaagcattTGAGTTGGGGTTGTAAGAGGCTGAGCTTTTGGGTATACGATGATAGCTATAGTAGTAGCTGTGGTTCTGGCTCTACTTTTGGGAGCTTTTGTTTTGATTCCCCGGGTTTCAAAATCTGGTAATTGTTCGcttctttttctatttttggtgGATACTGATGTAAATATGCAATTATAATGAATTGGGATTGTGTTTGTGATGCAGATAGTACAAAGAATAATCAGTCAAATGTTAAACACAATAAGGTGATTTTGATTCAGTAACTACACTGATTACCAATATACTAGTTCTTTTAGTATCACATTGTTATATGTAAGTATAAAGATGGTGTGTTTGTGATTGCTGTAACTTTCTCTGTTGATCTTGGAAACTAAGTGACTATTTTGTGGAGAAGAGATTAATCTTCTAATTAACAGTACTGATGGTCTTTGGAGTTCTtgacatataattttttttgtttccaAATTACACGTCTCCTTTCTATCCCACCacttaaaaattaacaaataagatATTACTTAGATTAAATTTACTTTGGGGACGCAAAAGGAGTAGACGTGTAATTTGGGGAGGAAGTAGACATGTAATTTGGGGATAGAAGATTTCTATTTATGATCACAGTCCATTTGTTCATATGAATCAATTTCTTTTGTTACTCATACATGATGGAATTAACTCATCTCTATTCTATGTCTTGGATTGTTTGATTCAATATGTATCATTTGCAATTTGGTGTCTTTGTTCTGCATTTATCAAAGAAAAAACATGTTCATTCATTCGTTCTTGTTTTTTAACATCCTGTTTTATTAGAGGGCCAAACTATACACCAAATCACAAGTCTCTTTGCACAACAAGAGAACCGATTGTTGGATCATCATTAAAGACAAGGTTTATTTTGGTGTCTTTTTTGGGGATGTTAGGAATCATTGATTGTCTACACTGGATTCATTTTCTTCTGTATTCCCTTTTGACAATGGTAGGTATATGATGTTACCTCATATGTAGAAGAGCACCCTGGTGGTGATGCCATTCTTGCACATGCTGGGGATGATTCAACTGAAGGCTTTTATGGGTATGTAGACATTTTTTCCCTTTCTGTTTAAACAGTTTTGTTCTACACTACAAGTAAGGTTCTTTTTCTCACtgcatttcattttttttaaaactttattcCATGTCATAGGCCACAACACGCAACTCGAGTTTTTGACATGATTGAAGACTTTTACATAGGAGATTTGGAGAAGTCATAACAATGATAGGTACTGATATGATTGAAACTgtcatctcttttcttttgttACTTGATCTGGTCTTAGAATCGCTTGCTACATTAGAAGTTTGGTATTACTTATTTATCTTCATAATCTCAATTTATGAGATATCAAATAAGCAAGTTCCAATTATGTTTTTCATTGAGCAAGGCTTATTTTACAACCTTCATCTTTTCTAAGATAGAAATTTCGGGTAGAATCATTTAAGACAAATATTGCTATACAGGTTAAGATGATGAGTTTTGTATCAATTTTGCGTTGTTATTTTTTGCACCCTTTGAAATTGCTTAATATAATACTACCACTACCAAGGTAATCCTCTAGATTCTCAACATTGGAATCTAGAGAGAGTTCTGTGGTAATAGTGTTGTTTTAGATCTAACTCATTAAAACTATGTTACCTCATCAAAGTGGAGGTACCTTAGGAGTGCATGTGGCTATATCAGTAACTAGTCTCAACCATGAAAAAGAGCTATTGTGCATCACTAATGCTAAAGGGTACAACATGTGCTTAGTACCACACTTAACAAAGTTAATTTATTATCGTGGGATCTACTTGTCCTAATGTGTGCTGCTCAACACCACATAGATATCTCATATCTCATAGCAATGctctttatattaatatatatgtttatataaatatatttgagtCAAAGATAGCAAACTCATTGAAGATACCTTGAACATTTGACTTGTCATTGTAATATATCAACCAAATGTTACTTAAATACCATATTTATAGACGCGCTAGATGAGACAAGGtactcaataattttatatataaatatatatattaatgttgaCTATGTCTACAGCTAGAAATTGGTGCATTTGAACATCACAATTTCAGCATATCGACCACGAATACAAGACTTCCATAATAGCATGAAGTCATCAAGATTAGCATAAGAGTAATAAATGAGGCACACAATATGAAGATGACATATGGTGAGTGAGTTTTGGGTGTACAATTTTGTCGCTTTAGTATCATTCTCTAAACATAAAATGTGGTTGGCTTGGGGTATTGTGTTTATGATGAGTAAATGGTATCACACATGCAAGTGAGCTTGGCTTGGTGTCATAACTATTTGAGTTGTCACAACATGCAAGGCATGTTAATGTTAGTTTAAAGAGATGGGTGAATCACATACTATTTGGAAGTAAAGCACAAGTGGCATATGGGGAACATATGAAAGAGCTACATGAGGCAATGAAAGGGATGATGAGGATAAAGAATTGGCCTATCACTCTTATTGGttctctttaaaaaaaaagtagaatTTGACTCGCTTTGTGAACATTATCATACCATCTATAACACCTCATTTGTCTTAATTATCACCAAGAGTAGATCTAGAGTAATTAGTTcatttgttttttaattatttaagtttgatgattttgaccataattttttagttttgtcTTGTATGATTCTTTGATTATTTTAAGTTATGATAAATTGATCATAATTTTGCTACTTCCTAATCAAAGTCACCAAATTAAAAATGATTGCAATTTTGTTCAAGGACCAAATAGTCACAACTTAAATAGTCTAAAGACCGATAAATGAGCCAAAATTGGAAAGATGGGGAACGTGACAACCAAAACATAGGACAGATGTGCCAATTACATCTATTTTTATGCATGGCACATAACTTGTCTCTAACCTTCTCTAAATGCATGGCAACTTTGAAATAATAAAGCTCACTGAATGATAAAAACTCAGCTCAAGAGAAAGGCTGGTGTCAtgcattgatatatatatatatatatatatatattatagaatataTTTAGCAGAAAGTTCTAGACTGCATTTGCATTCCCTCACCTCACACGCACACACCAAAAAAGGTATAGCAAATCAAAACAATAAAAGGGAATTTTCTAACAGAAAAAGTGGTCCCTATGATTTGCCAATGATTATATGGTAGATGTGTATGCAAGAAAACGGTTAGAGCAAAATGACTAGGCCTACCCCTGCTATACCCTATTTCCTAGCATCCCCCCTCAAACTGAGTGGGGTACGAACCACTCCAAGTTTGGTGATTAGGAAATTGAAATGAGTGTGAGTTAACTTTTAGTGAGGCAATCCGCAATTTGGTTGTGAGATGGAACATAGCGTATTTCCAGCGATCTCTCCAGTACTTTGTCTCTAACGAAATGTACATCCAATTCAATGTGTTTGGTTCTTGTGTGGTAAACAGGGTTGGAGGCTAAGGCGCTGGCACTCATGTTATCACACCAAGTTATCGGTATCGAGGGTAGAGAGAAACTGAGTTCATGTAGCAGGGATTGAATCCAGGAGATCTCAGCAGCCACCTATGCTAATGATCTGTACTCTGATTCTGTGCTTGAGTGCGAAACCACCGCTTGTTTCTTGGATGACCAAGAAACCAATGAGTCACCTAAGAAGACACAATAACCTCCAATTGAACGCCTATCATCAGGGCAACAAGCCCA
It encodes the following:
- the LOC133800493 gene encoding cytochrome B5-like protein isoform X1; this encodes MIAIVVAVVLALLLGAFVLIPRVSKSDSTKNNQSNVKHNKRAKLYTKSQVSLHNKRTDCWIIIKDKVYDVTSYVEEHPGGDAILAHAGDDSTEGFYGPQHATRVFDMIEDFYIGDLEKS
- the LOC133800493 gene encoding cytochrome B5-like protein isoform X2, which translates into the protein MIAIVVAVVLALLLGAFVLIPRVSKSDSTKNNQSNVKHNKVYDVTSYVEEHPGGDAILAHAGDDSTEGFYGPQHATRVFDMIEDFYIGDLEKS